The genomic DNA CCTAACTTGTAgcctagtatttttttttttttttttacaatttgtttctgtcattttaaatgatgtatgtgtgtgtgtggctatggaggccagaggtgttagaTTCCCCCTGAGGCTAGAGTTATAGGCGATGGTGAGTTGTGAgtcaagccacctctccagctccttgacGCCTGTTTTTATCATTTACTAAGACAAGTAGCTTAAATTCTCTTAgtcttgccgggtggtggtggcgcacaccttgaatcctagcacttgggaggcagaggcaggcctgttctactgagtgagtttcaggacagccaagactacacaaagaaacactgtctcagaaacaacaacaacaaaaaagttctcgggctggagacatggctcataggttaagagcactgactgctcttccagaggccctgagtttaattcccagcaaccacacggtggctcacaaccatcccttatgagatctggtgccctcttctggtgtgcagatatacatggaagcagaatgttccatacataataaataaataaataaataaaatctttaaaaaaaaaagttctctttGCCTGGAGATTTCTCATTGTAAAATATGATTATTGCCCTTTTGGAGTTGGAAAACTGAGGGAgttcagagacacacacagtagGTCTCTGAAAATGCCaagtgctatttatttatttgtttgtttcaagacaagttctctctgtgtagttctggctgtcctgaaactcacgctgtagaccaggctggccttgaactcacaggtgatgggactaaaggtgtgcaataCCACCACCCAGTGCCAAATGTTCTTATTAGGATTCTGGAGACCCAGCTACCTCTCACTTCTAAAGCTATATTGTACTCCaactgacatgggcttttgatcTCAAGCCTAGAACCATGAGGGTAATGCCTATGTTTCTTGTTGCAGAATATACAGTTAAGTATCCAAAACTGGTATCTGTTTGATTCCTGCCAAATGGCTCTAGGCTCTCCATCGTGGCAGGAGTTTTCTGCTCTAAGACTCCAGTTACACTCCAGCCACGGCTCTCCCCTGTTCCTCTGTGCTGTTTAGAAACACATGTCTTAGTTTCCAGCAATAAAGGGAAAAAGCAGAAGCAAGGCTTACAGGATGGAGGGGGcccaggggagaggggaggacaaAGCAGCCAAAGCATGAAAATGGGGAaaagccatttctctctttctctaaggAAGCCTGTGGCCTCTTCCAGTGACTGACTGACCACATACCCACCCCAAGTACCATGGAGTCCTTCAGCTCAAAGAGTCTGGCGCTACAAGCGGAGAAGAAGCTACTGAGTAAAATGGCTGGTCGGTCCGTGGCTCATCTCTTTATCGATGAGACCAGCAGCGAGGTGTTAGATGAGCTTTACCGTGTGTCCAAGGAGTACACGCACAACCGGACCAAGGCACAGCGGGTGATCAAAGACCTGATCAAGGTGGCGGTCAAGGTGGCTGTGCTGCACCGCAGTGGCTGCTTTGGTCCTGGGGAGCTGGCTCTGGCTACACGGTTTCGCCAGAAGCTACGGCAGGGCGCTATGACAGCACTTAGCTTTGGTGAGGTGGACTTCACTTTTGAGGCTGCTGTGCTCGCAGGCCTGCTCATCGAGTGCCGGGACATTCTTTTGGAGCTGGTAGAGCACCACCTCACACCCAAGTCACATGACCGCATCAGACACGTGTTTGATCACTACTCTGATCCGGACCTGCTGGCTGCCCTCTACGGGCCCGACTTCACTCAGCACCTTAGCAAGATTTGTGAGGGGCTCCGGAAGCTGCTCGATGAGGGGAAGCTCTGAGGCCCCTGGGTCCAGCACATTGGACTTTGGCAAAATGACTGACCGGGCTTTCTAACTCTGCACAAATGCTTGTCAATCCCCTGGCTTCATTCTCTCCCAAGAGTGTTGCTGACACCAAGGCAATCCCCACCCCCAAAGTGCTGGGAGCAAAGCTATGCTGAGCTCAGTGAGGCGGCTCTCCCATCCAGTGTCAGCAAAGGAAACAGCTGATTGAGGAAGATGAAGTGAAACTCGGATCTGCTTCGTCCGGGAGAACTGCCCCCAAACCCAAGGATGGGGGCACTGAGGGCCAGAGGCAGGAAGGTGGCTATCAGAGTCCTCCTAGATCTCCAAGAGCTAGAGGCAGCACCTGAACACATACCAGAGGCTGTGTTCCAGAGTTTctaggagctgggggaggggagcacagGGGAAATAAAACCACTAAAACATGCACAGGGCTCACTGTTTAATCTCTAGCTCCGTACTCAGACTTGACGATGTACAAGAGAGGTCTAGAAACAACACTCATGTAGCCATTCCCCACTCCCGAACAAGTCAGGAGACTCCCAGTAGCACTGGGCTGCCGTGCTTTCTTCAGCTTAAGGAACAAAAGACACACTGTATGGCTACAGATTACAGATAAATACACGGTGAGgaacaaggcagaggcaggctgggggCATGTTCTACAGCTGCCTTCTCTGATCCCCAAGGCATCCTCTTCCACCCCTTTGCCCCACCACAGGCCAAGCAGAGGGGTGGAGGGCTCAGTCAGTACCCTACCCCACTGCTTCTTCTCAGAGCCAAGAGTTGTAAAAAGTTACAGGGAATTGCTCAGTTATGACTGAGCCCCTATCCTTTACCTTGAGAGCA from Cricetulus griseus strain 17A/GY chromosome 1 unlocalized genomic scaffold, alternate assembly CriGri-PICRH-1.0 chr1_0, whole genome shotgun sequence includes the following:
- the Tnfaip8l2 gene encoding tumor necrosis factor alpha-induced protein 8-like protein 2; protein product: MESFSSKSLALQAEKKLLSKMAGRSVAHLFIDETSSEVLDELYRVSKEYTHNRTKAQRVIKDLIKVAVKVAVLHRSGCFGPGELALATRFRQKLRQGAMTALSFGEVDFTFEAAVLAGLLIECRDILLELVEHHLTPKSHDRIRHVFDHYSDPDLLAALYGPDFTQHLSKICEGLRKLLDEGKL